A region from the Tachysurus vachellii isolate PV-2020 chromosome 25, HZAU_Pvac_v1, whole genome shotgun sequence genome encodes:
- the cd226 gene encoding CD226 antigen, with translation MMEAVQKENWYFMALLISLSFIKVSEELQIPGSIVKLQNGMLLDCSCPWSGNLIMVSWTKDVNSAPLAIFHPEYGVNFDAAYDGRVEFIAASALDGSIRIMNVTEKDEGVYHCSVQTFPQGSWTKDTLVQKQVTTPVFYHNPNTKYLHVSESEDVTIRCSQNDTVYNVSMEKMEGADGWISLLAVCKLSDDGVELSEYLHSGVMNCSDAMEMELHLNNVNQHDGGNYRCNFSTHGEVSSRIIRLVVVSSPKGLGWYIYTAAGVAIALVLMSVILLFTWRSRRKVRRLEYMPQIQTTKRELSYSSEQGRVYDRMKKTTRNQRKNNPIYINLPSKKEQRKGRR, from the exons ATGATGGAGGCTGTACAAAAGGAAAACTGGTACTTCATGGCACTTCTGATTTCACTCTCTTTTATCAAAG TCTCGGAGGAGCTGCAGATCCCAGGCAGCATAGTGAAGCTTCAGAATGGGATGTTGTTGGATTGCTCATGTCCCTGGAGTGGTAACCTCATCATGGTGTCATGGACTAAAGATGTCAACTCGGCTCCACTTGCCATTTTTCACCCTGAGTACGGCGTCAATTTTGACGCTGCTTACGACGGTAGAGTTGAGTTCATCGCTGCATCAGCGTTGGACGGCAGCATCAGAATAATGAACGTCACTGAAAAAGATGAGGGTGTGTATCACTGCTCAGTGCAGACCTTTCCTCAAGGGTCATGGACCAAGGATACACTGGTGCAAAAACAAG TGACGACCCCGGTCTTCTACCACAATCCCAACACCAAATATCTTCACGTCTCTGAAAGCGAAGACGTGACCATCAGATGTAGTCAAAACGACACCGTGTACAATGTCAGCATGGAGAAGATGGAGGGAGCGGATGGATGGATCAGTCTGTTAGCGGTGTGTAAACTGAGTGACGATGGTGTGGAACTCAGCGAGTATCTGCACAGTGGAGTCATGAACTGCAGCGACGCaatggagatggagctgcattTAAACAACGTGAACCAGCATGATGGCGGGAATTATCGCTGTAACTTCAGCACACACGGGGAGGTTTCTAGCAGAATTATCAGGCTCGTGGTGGTTTCCAGTCCAAAAG GACTCGGTTGGTATATTTACACTGCAGCAGGAGTAGCGATCGCACTCGTCCTGATGTCCGTCATTCTTTTGTTCACGTGGAGGAGCAG GAGGAAGGTGAGGAGATTGGAGTACATGCCCCAGATACAAACCACCAAAAGAGAG cTTAGTTACTCTAGCGAGCAAGGCAGAGTGTATGACAGGATGAAAAAGACAACAAGGAACCAAAGAAAGAATAATCCAATATACATCAACCTCCCAAGCAAAAAAGAGCAGAGGAAAGGACGAAGATGA